Sequence from the Aquimarina sp. Aq107 genome:
AACCAGAATTGAATCATTCCCAGAAACATAAAAATTCCAGCTAATCCAAAACCCCATGCCCAACTAAAATTTTCTCCTAAATATCCACAAAGCATAATACCAAAAAACGCCCCTGCATTAACACCCATATAAAATATAGTATAAGCTCCATCCTTCTTTGCATCATTCCCTTTATACATTTCAGAAATAATAGAAGTAATATTTGGTTTAAATAATCCTGTTCCTATAACTAGTAATCCCAACCCAATATATAAAGTAGTTTCAGTTTCAAACGCCATGGAAATATGCCCAAATGTCATAATTAAACAACCAATAGTAACTGCCCATTTATATCCTGTAATCTTATCCGCTATATATCCTCCTAAAATTGGAGTTAAATATAATAGAGATGCATAAGTACCAAATAATGCTAAAGCGTGTTCTCGAGGCCAATTGGCCCAACCTGGATTTTCTCCAAACAATGGTTGAGTAAGAAATATAACTAAAAGAATTCTCATCCCATAAAATGAAAAACGCTCCCACATTTCCGTAAAGAAAAGAACAAAAAGTCCAGCTGGATGACCTAAAACCTTATCTCTAAATAAATTTTCTATATCTGTATTCATACGTAGATAGGATTTTTAATTATCAGCTAACTCATAACCTTCAGCTTCTTCATGAATAGTTCCTTCTTTATCTTCAACACCATGAGTCAATACCTCTAATTTTTTTCTAAATAGCATTACTAAAAGACCAAATACTACACAAAAAACTGCAATACCAGTGAATATCTTAAATTCTCCTAAACTTTCTGCGGACTCACCTAATAAACCTGCTAATTTGTTACCGAAACCAGTCATCGCAAAATAAACACCCATCATCAATGCTCCATATTTAACTGGTGCTAATTTTGTAATAAATGACAATGCTACCGGAGAAATACAAAGCTCTCCAATTGTATGAAACAAATATGCCAATACTAACCAATACATAGCAGAAGATCCATTTGACTCAAACTCCATAGAAGCTGCTGTCATAAAGAAAAAACCGGTTCCCATAATAATTAGTCCAACGATCATTTTAAATAAAGAACTAGACACTTTGCCTTTTAGCTTTCTATTTGCCCAATACCACGCAACCAAAGTACCTAAAAAGATAATAAACATTGCATTTAAAGACTGGAACCAAGATGCAGGAACTTCATATCCCATAAACATTCTATCAGTTTTTCCACTTGCATAAAGATTCATTAAACCACCTGCTTGTTCAAAAGCTCCCCAAAAAACTATAACCAATAAAAAAGAAATAAGAAGTACAATAATCCTATCCTTTTCAATACTAGTAAGTGGTTTTTTCATTGTTTCTTTATCCTTTGCATTTTCAGAAGAACCTAAGAAATTACCAACATTTTTAAGATATTTTTGACCTAAAAGATATTGTAATAACCCTAAAGCCATTCCAATTCCTGCTAGCCCAAATCCATAATGCCACCCATGTACTTCCCCAACATATCCTACAATAATACTAGACAAAAATGCTCCCAAGTTAATCCCAATATAAAAAATTGTAAAACCTTTATCTCTTCTTATATCTCCTTGTTTATAAAGCCCTCCAACCATAGTAGAAATATTTGGTTTTAACATTCCGACTCCAGCTACAATTAAACTTAACCCAGAATACCAAGCCCACATCTCTTCTATTGCCAAAATACTATGTCCAGCAACTAACAAAATTCCACCGATTAAAACAGATTTTTTTTGACCTAAAAACTTATCTGCAATCCATCCTCCTGGAATGGAAGCTACATATACTGCCATTGTATACCATCCATATAACGCTAATGCTTCTCCAGATGACCAACCTAAACCTGCATTTTCATCAATTGTTTTAGCTGTAAGATATAATACGAAGATTGCTCTCATTCCATAATAAGAGAAACGTTCCCACATTTCTGTGAAAAATAAAATGTATAATCCTACTGGATGCCCAAAAAGCTCTTTCTGATGAGCTGCTTTTACTGTATTTGTCATTATGTTAGTTTAATTAAATGAGTTGTTTAATGATTATAAGTTCGCTTTAATAAAATTAGTCATCTTATTATACAGATGTAATCGTGTATTACCTCCATAAATTCCATGATTCTTATCTGGATAAATTGCCCAATCAAAATCTTTATTTTTCTGCACCAATGCTTCGATCAAGCGCATTGTGTTTTGTACATGTACATTATCATCTGCACTACCATGCACTAGTAAAAATTTTCCTTTTAATCCATCAACAAAATTGATTGGAGAATTATCGTCATACCCTTTCGCATTCTCCTGTGGAGTCATCAAATATCGTTCCGTATAGATCGTATCATAAAACCTCCAACTCGTTACTGGAGCTACTGCAATACCCATCTTAAAAGTATCAGGCGCTTTAAACAAACAATTACTAGACATGAAACCACCATAACTCCATCCCCAAATACCAATTCTGGATGCATCAATATAATCTAAAGCTCCTAGTTGTTTTGCTGCTGCGATCTGATCCTGAACTTCTAGATTACCTAAATCATTTTGTGTAACTTTCTTAAATTTCGCTCCTTTAAACCCTGTTCCTCTTCCATCTACACAAACAACAATATATCCTTGTTGCGCTAACATCATATACCAATAATCATTACTCCTATTCCAAGAATTACTAACTGATTGAGATCCTGGTCCAGAGTATTGATACATAAACAGTGGATACTTCTTAGCAGGATCAAAATTCTTTGGCTTGATTGTCCACATATTTAATGTTTCGCCGTTAATATCTATCGTAGAAAATTCTTTTGGTCTTACATCATATTGTGCAAGTTTATCTTTTAATCCTTGATTGTTTTTAATCTCACGAATTACTACTCCATCCGCAGCATTATTTAAAGTAAACTCAAAAGGAGTAGAAGCATTTGAGAAATAATTGATGTATTGACTGAAATCTGCGCTAAAATCTGCATCATTGGTCCCTTCTTTAGTACTTAATCTCTTCTTATTTTTTCCATCTAAACCAATTGAATAGATATCTCTATTAATATTCTTATTTTCTACACTTTGATAAAAAATACTTTTATTTTTTGCATCGTATCCATAATAATCTGTTACTTCCCAAGAACCACTAGTAACTTGATTAATCAATTCCCCTGATTCTTTATAATGGTAAATATGATTATACCCATCCTTTTCGCTAGTCCAAATAAAACTATTGTCTTCTAAAAAGGTAAGATTATCGGTAACATCAATATACGCTTCATCCTTCTCGTTAAGCACAATTTTTGGAGTTTTCGTTTTCGCATCTACAAAAATTAAATCCAGATTATTTTGATGTCTGTTTAATACTTGTACACTCAAAATATCTGGATTTGTAGACCATTTAATTCTTGGTATATAAAAATCTTTATACTCTCCTAATTTCACCTTATCTAGAGACATACTTCCTAAATCGGCTATGTGTAATGAAACTTTAGCATTTTTCTCTCCAGCTTTAGGGTATTTAAATACATCTTGTTTTTGATATAATTCTGCACCGTATACATCCATTGAAAATTCTGGAACCTCTTTTTCGTCAAATCTTATAAATGCTACCTTATTACTATCAGAACTCCAATCAAATGCTCTTACAAATGCAAATTCCTCTTCATATACCCAATCGGTAATACCATTGATAATTTCATTCTTTTTTCCATCATCTGTTAACTGAATCTCTTCTCCTGTAACAAAATTTAGGACATATATATTATTGTTCAATACATATGCTATCTTATTTCCATCAGGCGATAACGCAGGTGATTGTATTTTACTGTCACTAATCTTAAAACTACTATTGGAAGCCACATCAAACAAATGATAAATTCCTCTTGACGAACGACGATAGATTTGTTCTAACTCACTTGCAAGTAAAACTCTCTTCTCATCTTTACTAAATTCATACCCTTGAAAAAACTTCAAGTCATCTATAAAAGAGGATTTAATTAATGTCTTTGCTTTTTCTCCAGTGGCATAGTCATAAACTTCAATAGAAGTTTCACCAGAAGTATTATCTCTTTCTAAAACCGAATATTGCGTACCATTATTCATGGAATGCAAGGATTGTAAACTTTCAGTTCTAAATGCTCCTCCCCATATTTCTTCTAATGTAAATGCCTTGTCTTGAGCTATAGTAACAAAACTTATAAAAAATGCTATTCCAAAAAACAATCGGGTAATCTTCATATCTTAATTTGAATAAAAAAATGTTAGCGCCAAGAATACTAAAAAATCCGTGAAAAATACAACAATTGACGTTAAATACCATAAAATGGAATACGAGAAACGAATATTTATTAGCATATCATTAATAAAACCGTACGAATTGATAGAATAATATACTTCTAAAATTACAGGATATTGTATTTATGAATTCATAAAAATCGTTTGAAACAAAACAGAATAGTATCTTTGAGCCCTGATAGTAAAAAAACAATATGGCTCCAGTAGTTTCTGGCTTCTCTAAGCTTTCTAAAGACGAAAAAATAAATTGGTTGGTTAAACATCATTTTAATAATGACACAAACACCATCGATATTATTAAAACTTATTGGAATTCTGATGAAAAACTTCAGCAATTACACGATGAATTTACGGAGAATACCATATCCAATTATTATCTACCTTTTTCTGTAGCTCCGAATTTTTTAATTAATAATGAACGTTTTACTATTCCAATGGCTATAGAAGAAAGTTCTGTAGTTGCTGCAGCAAGCAAAGCGGCTAAATTTTGGCAAAGCAGAGGTGGGTTTAATGCCGAAGTATTATCTACTACAAAAGTTGGACAGGTACATTTTACATTTTCTGGAGACAATAAAAAGTTAAACACATTCTTTAAAAATATCAAGTCCGATCTTATTTCCTCAGCTTCTCATATTACTAAAAATATGGAAAAACGAGGTGGTGGGATTATAGACATTGAGCTTAGAGACAAATCATCAGAAATAGAAAACTACTACCAACTTCACTGTACTTTTAGTACTGTTGATGCTATGGGAGCCAATTTCATAAACTCTTGTTTAGAGCAATTTGCTGATTTCCTAACCAATGAAGCTAGTACCTATAACGAATTTTCTGAAGTTGAAAAAAAGATAGAGATTATCATGAGTATCCTTTCTAACTATGTTCCAGAATGCATAGTTAAAGCTTCTGTTTCTTGCTCTATTGATGATTTACCAAGTATAGACAACTTAACCTCTTTACAGTATGCTGAGAAATTTGTAAGAGCTGTACAAATTGCAAAAATAGAACCTTACAGAGCTGTTACTCACAATAAAGGAATCATGAATGGTATTGATGCGGTCGTATTAGCAACAGGAAATGATTTTAGAGCTATTGAAGCGGGAGCCCACGCATATGCTTCTAAAGATGGTAAATATTCTAGTCTAACAGAGGCTAAAATTGAAAATAATGTATTTCATTTTTCAATACAAATCCCTTTAGCTCTTGGTACAGTTGGAGGTTTAACTACATTGCATCCACTAGTAAAACTCGCCTTAAGTTTACTTGGAAGTCCCAATGCAAAAAAACTTATGGAAATTACCGCAGTAGCAGGACTTGCTCAAAATTTTGCTGCTATCAATTCCCTTATTACTACCGGGATCCAACAAGGTCATATGAAAATGCATTTAATGAATATCCTTAATCAGTTTCAAGCCACTAATGATGAAAAAGAAAAATTAGTTGAGCATTTTAAAACCAATACCGTAACACATAGTGAGGTAGTACTACAAATCGAAAAACTACGAAATTAAACCTACTTCTACTTTTCTTATTTTAGAATAGTTTGTCATACTAAGGTAATTATACCGTTTATTATTAAAACTCGTATTTAGGTTTTGATTTGGTCAACAACTAAAGTCATCAATCTAAATTGCGTTTCTGATTTTAACTATGCAGACAAAACTATATCTACTTTTCTCATTCTATAAAAAGTATTTTTACGTGCTCAC
This genomic interval carries:
- a CDS encoding peptide MFS transporter, producing the protein MTNTVKAAHQKELFGHPVGLYILFFTEMWERFSYYGMRAIFVLYLTAKTIDENAGLGWSSGEALALYGWYTMAVYVASIPGGWIADKFLGQKKSVLIGGILLVAGHSILAIEEMWAWYSGLSLIVAGVGMLKPNISTMVGGLYKQGDIRRDKGFTIFYIGINLGAFLSSIIVGYVGEVHGWHYGFGLAGIGMALGLLQYLLGQKYLKNVGNFLGSSENAKDKETMKKPLTSIEKDRIIVLLISFLLVIVFWGAFEQAGGLMNLYASGKTDRMFMGYEVPASWFQSLNAMFIIFLGTLVAWYWANRKLKGKVSSSLFKMIVGLIIMGTGFFFMTAASMEFESNGSSAMYWLVLAYLFHTIGELCISPVALSFITKLAPVKYGALMMGVYFAMTGFGNKLAGLLGESAESLGEFKIFTGIAVFCVVFGLLVMLFRKKLEVLTHGVEDKEGTIHEEAEGYELADN
- a CDS encoding S9 family peptidase codes for the protein MKITRLFFGIAFFISFVTIAQDKAFTLEEIWGGAFRTESLQSLHSMNNGTQYSVLERDNTSGETSIEVYDYATGEKAKTLIKSSFIDDLKFFQGYEFSKDEKRVLLASELEQIYRRSSRGIYHLFDVASNSSFKISDSKIQSPALSPDGNKIAYVLNNNIYVLNFVTGEEIQLTDDGKKNEIINGITDWVYEEEFAFVRAFDWSSDSNKVAFIRFDEKEVPEFSMDVYGAELYQKQDVFKYPKAGEKNAKVSLHIADLGSMSLDKVKLGEYKDFYIPRIKWSTNPDILSVQVLNRHQNNLDLIFVDAKTKTPKIVLNEKDEAYIDVTDNLTFLEDNSFIWTSEKDGYNHIYHYKESGELINQVTSGSWEVTDYYGYDAKNKSIFYQSVENKNINRDIYSIGLDGKNKKRLSTKEGTNDADFSADFSQYINYFSNASTPFEFTLNNAADGVVIREIKNNQGLKDKLAQYDVRPKEFSTIDINGETLNMWTIKPKNFDPAKKYPLFMYQYSGPGSQSVSNSWNRSNDYWYMMLAQQGYIVVCVDGRGTGFKGAKFKKVTQNDLGNLEVQDQIAAAKQLGALDYIDASRIGIWGWSYGGFMSSNCLFKAPDTFKMGIAVAPVTSWRFYDTIYTERYLMTPQENAKGYDDNSPINFVDGLKGKFLLVHGSADDNVHVQNTMRLIEALVQKNKDFDWAIYPDKNHGIYGGNTRLHLYNKMTNFIKANL
- a CDS encoding hydroxymethylglutaryl-CoA reductase, degradative, coding for MAPVVSGFSKLSKDEKINWLVKHHFNNDTNTIDIIKTYWNSDEKLQQLHDEFTENTISNYYLPFSVAPNFLINNERFTIPMAIEESSVVAAASKAAKFWQSRGGFNAEVLSTTKVGQVHFTFSGDNKKLNTFFKNIKSDLISSASHITKNMEKRGGGIIDIELRDKSSEIENYYQLHCTFSTVDAMGANFINSCLEQFADFLTNEASTYNEFSEVEKKIEIIMSILSNYVPECIVKASVSCSIDDLPSIDNLTSLQYAEKFVRAVQIAKIEPYRAVTHNKGIMNGIDAVVLATGNDFRAIEAGAHAYASKDGKYSSLTEAKIENNVFHFSIQIPLALGTVGGLTTLHPLVKLALSLLGSPNAKKLMEITAVAGLAQNFAAINSLITTGIQQGHMKMHLMNILNQFQATNDEKEKLVEHFKTNTVTHSEVVLQIEKLRN